From the Triticum urartu cultivar G1812 chromosome 4, Tu2.1, whole genome shotgun sequence genome, the window GGGTTAGACAGCTCCAGTGATGAGCAAATCCGACTCTATCCATACTCCGTTTTCGACTGCTACTTCCGCGAGAAGGATGCCAAGGGCGCCGGGAAGGGCAAGGGCAGTCGTGAATGATCTTCTCCATAGCTATCACGTAGGTTAAGCATGCCAATTTTTGGTAGTGCAATGACTTGTTCTGATGTATAGCCGAAGGATGTGTGTAATGCGTCCTTACATAGTTGCATGAGATTATATGTATTTGCAGTATGCTAATTAAGGTGTCCGGCTGTGAGAAGGGATATTTGAGGTAGGACTAGATAATGCCTATGGACGCGCCCGATGTTTGAGGGGTCGGATTTTTCAagtccggctgtagatgctctaagggcatctccaacccCGACCCTCAAACCTCCTGCATGCGTCCGGACAAAGGAAGCCATCCAACGCGGGCCTGTATCGGTCCATGGAGCGGTCCGGACGCGATTTCTCCCGCAAACTAGAGACAAGCATGGGTGGCTTTGTGAGAGTCCGGACCGATTCCAcacccgcttctgaccgccctagCCCACTAAAAACCCCTCCCTACTCCTGTGCGTTttcggtcagcgccgctccagaGCGCCAGCGACTGCATTCATGCCTGGCCAGAGCGGACACAATCGCTCATTGGCGCGGACATTGAAGCGGCGCGTCGGCTGAGAGAGCGCCGCCCATGCCGCTTCCCAATGCAGGCGACTGCCACAAGTTCAAAGGACACGATGACTGCCCGTCCGTCCATTTGCCGCCCACATTGATGGCACACGGTTGCCGAGGCGTCTCCTCCGACGCCACCCGTTCATCCCTCTACCGCCCACCATTGCTGTAAAAGTCAATGCCCCGACCATAGCCGTAGTCATCCACCTCCGATCCCTCTCCGCACTATTCCCACCATGGATCCCTCCCCCGCCAAAACTCTCTGGGACGGGCTGACGTCGGACTAGAAGAAGGAGATGGCCGCCATTGCTTCTTGCTGGCAGGCCGGCAGCCAACCGGAGGACGACGACATCCCAATCGAGGACGCTGCCGATGACGAACCAACGCCACCCTCCTCCACAccaccatcctcctcctccgtgcAACCCTCACCGGTGCATtacaccatgaccatcggcgggGCCCGTGTCCATTACATGGGCATAGTGCGGGAGGAGTAGTTCCGGGAGGCGTAGGCCGACGCGCCTACAACCACCACCGCCTCCAGGAGCATCTGAAGGCGGAGGAGCAGCTCGCCGCCGGTAGAGCGGCCGCGCCGGATGCTGACATGGTGGAACAGGAGGCGCTGCTCCAGTCCTACCGCTCCGCCCGCGAGATCCGCCTCGCCGGCTGGCGGTACCGGCTGTGGGTGGCAAAGGTGGCGGTCACCGGAAAGAAGTGCGACGATGAGGCGCCCGAGGCGGTGTTCGACAAGACCAACGAGGAGGAGCACATCGCCTAGTCCGCACCCCGCCGTGACGACCACGAAGCCGACACGTTTGTAGGCGTCGCCGGCAGCGAGGAATAGTAGTGCATGGTAGTTCGCCACTACTCTGGTCCGAGGAAGGCCACCGCTCCTCCCCTCCTGTCGATGCCAAGCTTGGTGGGCTCAACGTCGTCGGGCGATTAGTCACTTGGCGGCGATGTGGAGGTGGACAACTTCACTTTCCGGGCCTCAGGAGGCGGAGCTGGAGAGCGCCGAGGCGGAACTGGAGACAGTGAATCTTCAGTTCTTTTGGTTCATGACCAGACACGGGGAATAGGCGCCGTCGACCATTTAGACCTAGGCGGACGAGCTCTGCTTAGTTGATTAAATATAATGAATTCCGTCGTGTTTAGATGAAATCCGTCCTGTTTAGATGTAATTCGGTCGTGTTTATATGAAATTCAGTCGTGTTAGATCGAATTTCGTTTGGTTAATTTGAGTTGTTGTTAAAATGTATGTGGCTATGCATGAAGATGAACCAGTGTGACGAGGAGTTGACGGTAAGGCTAAGTTGACCTAAAACCCCAAGGCTAGAGATCCAACGGCAGCCAACCCCCACCCGGCCAAATCAACGGTGAGACGGGCCATCAGGCATCTGTCTAACATCCTGTATAAATCTCTCAAGACCTAAGCTCTAAAACCCTCGCGGCGGCGCCTCTCTTTTCCCCATTCCACTTGCCGCAGCCAAGCTCCCTCCCGGGCTCTCGCGGTCTCCATCGCCCAATCAGCTCAGGGTTCGTGGCATTCCTGGCCTTCGAGTAGCTCGAATTAGTTGTCCAGGCATATACACGAGGTATTTGGTTTGATTTGGTCTGGCTGTGCTTGCGATCCAGGTGAGTTGAGTTGCGGCTTGGTTGGAGATGTTGGTGCTGTTCGAGACGCCCGCTGGGTTCGCCCTTTTCAAGGTTCTGAACGAGGGCAAGCTCGACAAGGTCGAGGTGAGTGCTCGCCGCCGCCTCAGCTCTTGCTTTGGTTTGGATTACTGGTGTTTAATTTGATCGCTGGGTGTTTCCTGGACTGACGGAGCTTTGCGTTCATCTTTGTTCGTAGGATCTATGGAAGGAGTTCACGACGTCGGACAGGGCGAGAAAGGTGTGTGCTTTATCCACTTCTTTTTTCCGATGGCAAAAGAACTTCTCTTTCCGAAACTGTTAGATCTTATCTATTAATGGAGCAAAAAACCGTGATGTGAAAATAAGCAACAACCCGTGATGTGCTCCCAAGCTATGTGTCCCTTCTCCAAATGTCAGAAAGGCTGTCTTAGCATTGAAGTTGGTTTGGGCTAGTTTTCATGTTGCATGACTTCTTTGACCCGCAAGGAACCCTCCACAACTGAACTCACTTCAGCAGGCTGATAGATGGATGATATCTTGCCTTGGTGGGGACTGTGCCTGTAGAATACTGGATTTTCCACCAACTTAAAATAGTGATAAGCAGCATTCATGATTGCACTTAGTGTTTGTCACCCTATTTGCTAAGAAAATGGGTGTCTGAATTGGTTCAGTTAGATCTTCTACTTCCTATATGTTTTCCGACTTCGCCTATTTCTTCCGGGTGATATCCATTGTAATTTATGTTAGTGATTTATAGTGGTACATAAAGTTCTTGACAAGCTGTTGAGATAATTCAGTCAGTCCTATTTCTTATAATCTGTACTTATTTTTTTACTGGCTCAATCTAACTCACGCAATATTACATCATTATAGGTGGTTGAGCTGAAAGCTTTCAACAAGTTTGAGAACACATCTGATGCCCTTTCTGCTGCAACCCTGATTATTGATAGCAAGCCTACCAAGGGTTTGCGCAAGTTCTTGCAGAAGCATTGCGACGGTGAAACTTTAGCTGTTGCTGATTCTAAACTTGGAAATGCTATAAAAGAGAAGCTGGTCAGTTAGTTCCCATAGTTGCTTTGTTTTTGTAGAATTACCAGTTCCACTTACAAGTTTGATGTGCTTTCACAGAAAATTGACTGCGTTCACAACAGTGCTGTGATGGAGCTGATGAGAGGGCTGAGAAATCAGCTTAGTGAGCTTATATCTGGGTTGGGCACACAGGACCTTGGTCCAATGAGCCTGGGATTGTCCCACAGCTTGTCTAGATATAAGCTAAAGTTCAGTCCTGAAAAGGTGAGTCAGTACTGGTGGCGCTTTTCTCTCTTGTCTGTCATGTTAACGTGTGCTTCATTTCTGACTCCTGCGTCTAATGGCTTGTTATTATTATCTTCTATCATTTTCCTTGTTGTATTTCTGCATTGTTATTGTTGGCATTTTGTGGTGTTATTTGTTGAACTTTTGCAATATTTTGATGTATGACTATTATACCGTTACTATCTTCAAGCATATCATGTTATATTTGTCTGTTGTCATTCTCTTGTAGGCCTTTTTGCGCTAATATTGGTTTAATTACATTTGTAATATTCATTGAAGCTAACATCGTGTTGGCCGTGTCTGGTCATGAAATAGTAATACATCTATTTGTAGAGAACCCCCTTATACATTCGGCTGTGGCTGGTCATGACAAATGCGGTAACACTACTATTTTTTCCTCCACAGGTTGATACCATGATCATTCAGGCCATTGGCTTATTGGATGATCTTGACAAGGAGCTTAACACATATGCAATGAGGGTTCGCGAATGGTATGGTTGGCACTTCCCAGAGCTCACTAAGATAGTGACAGATAATATACAGTATGCAAAAGTTGTGAAGTTGATGGGCAATAGGACTCATGCGGTCAACCTTGATTTCTCGGAGGTAACTCATCGACATGTCTAAATATGAGTCCAATTCCTATGCTAGAAACTTTTTAGTTGGAAGTTCTGTTTTATTTCAGATACTGACAGATGACGAGGTAGAAGCACAGTTAAAGGAGGCTGCAGTAATATCCATGGGAACAGAAGTTAATGATCTTGATTTATCAAACATTAGGGAACTTTGTGATCAAGTCTTGGCTCTTTCTGAGTATAGAGCTCAGCTGTATGATTATCTGAAAAGTAGGATGAACACAATTGCACCAAATTTGACTTCACTTGTGGGCGAACTTGTTGGTGCTAGACTTATTTCACATGGTGGCAGCCTTGTAAATTTGGCCAAGCAGCCTGGTAGCACCATTCAGATACTTGGTGCAGAGAAGGTGAGTTTACTTTCTGTAATCATGGACATATTTCATGTGTTTTCTACGTTTGAATATGGTTTTGAATTGTGTTTTTAGACGGGTGAATTTTCATTTAAAGAACATGGATGAGACACAATATGGCTGGGCAACTAGATTTTCATATTTGCCTTTGCTATTTGTATCTTCCACAATATGAGAGAAAAGCAAGATGAATGCACACATGTTCTTTGTTCTATCTAACTCCTTATAATGTTGTGGTGACATTAAGTAATGTCATGGCTGCAAATGATCTATGTTGTCTATAACATCTATTTGAATTTGCCTTTCCAACAAAAGAGACTGAACTCTACATTTCTCTCCAGGCTTTATTCAGAGCTCTGAAGACAAAACATGCTACACCTAAGTATGGCCTCATCTACCATGCATCCTTAATTGGTCAGGCAGCTCCAAAGCACAAGGGAAAGATTTCTCGTTCTCTAGCTTCAAAAGCCGCTCTTGCCATCCGATATGATGCCCTTGGTGATGGTGAAGATAACTCCCTTGGTCTTGAGAGTCGACTGAAGGTGTTGACATTGTTGAAACTCCGTCTGTATTTAGTACAATATATTTTATGAGGATTTGCCTGACATGAAGAATGTTTGAACAGCTTGAAACACGGCTTCGGGTTCTCGAGGGTAAAGAACTAGGGAGATCTGTTGGTTCCACGAAGGGAAAGCCCAAGATAGAAGTATACGAAAAAGACAGGAAGAACGGTGCTGGGTTAATTACTCCTGCTAAGGTAAGCATTATCAAGATTGTCCTGCGAAATCTGAGGATGCTTCCCAGTAAAGGGTAACAAGGGCCAATAACGTAAACGTTTCTGCTTGGCAAGTACTTGAAGTAGAATAGAACTGTGGAGCTGTGTTAGGGTAGATGTTTTGGTCAAGGTAACAGAGAAAATGCACACTTTTTTTTTAAGATAGTTCGATCATCTTTCTTTCCCTTGTTAAAGCCATGAAAAATGTTTGTTGTTCATAAATTCATCTTGGCTCGAGGTTTTAAATTTGTATTTGTCAGACGTACAATCCTTCGGCTGATCTGGTTCTTGCACAATCCACCGAAGAAACTCCAAAGAAGCTTGATGTGGCTTCAAAGAAGAGGAAACATGATGATGCGGAGACTGCACCATCAACTGAGCCTGCTGgggaagcaattcaagaggatgGTGGCCAGGAGGgccggaagaaaaagaaaaaaaagtcCAAGGATGTTGAGGAGTCTCCTACAGTTGATGCCAAGAGtgacaagaaaaagaaaaagaaatccAAGGAGACAGAGGAGCCTGGCGTGGCCACTGCTGAAGGtgagaagaagaaaaagaaaagtgaaGCACAAGATGAGGTTGTTGCCATGGAAACCGAGTCTGGTAAAAAGGATAAGAGGAAAAAGAAAAAGCAGGCTGATGGATGCGCTGTTCCCCAGAGGAGAAGGGAAGCAAAGCCGAGTCATTTTGCGTAGGCTTAGGTTCAGGACTTTGTGTTCTGTAAAATGGGATTTTACCGACTATTCGATGGTAGTTAGCTATAGTATAGGAACCTTGCAGGATTCATGCAGCTGTGTTGAACAATTACTATTTGGAAGACTGGAAATTTAAATTTTGCTCTATCTACATATACAAAGAAATTGTGTGTCCATTCTACGTGAAAGTATATTTCTCTTGTCATCAGGGGTCGTCTGTCAGTTTGATCTCGTATCCAATGTCTTGTCCTATttcatattttattttctttGAAGGAAACCAGTGCAAATACTCTTGGCGCATAAATGTGGTGTTGCTATTTCCATTCTTTTCTCATGTTTGCAGCTCTAGAATGCACACCTTGTATTAACACTAGGGGGGCAACTTCAACGCGTGCACCAAACGCTCCTAGGTAATTATAAGTGATTTCATCCAGATACAACAGGGCTGTCTCCGCGTGCGACCAACATGGCGACTCCGCGGgccaccgggggggggggggggggggggggggggggggggggggggggggggggggggtgacgctcccgattcaatcgtacactaatcatacacacaaacgtgtacgatcaagatcagggactcacgggaagatatcacaacacaactctacaaataaaataagtcatacaagcatcatattacaagccaggggcttcgagggctcgaatacaagagctcgatcatagacgagtcagcgaaagcaacaatatctgagtacagacataagttaaacaagtttgccttaagaaggctagcacaaactgggatacagatcgaaagaggcgcaggcctcctgcctgggatcctcctaaactactcctggtcgtcgtcagcgggcatcacgtagtagtaggcacctccggtgtagtaagagtcgtcgtcgacggtggcgtctggatcctgggctccaacatctggttgcgacaaccaggtagaagggataggggaaaagagggagaaagcaaccgtgagtactcaatccaaagtactcgcaagcaaggagctacactacatatgcatgggtatcaaatggagtaagggtatcatatgtggactgaactgcagaatgccagaataagagggggataactaatcctttcgaagactacgcttctggcagcctccgtcttgcaacaagtagaagagagtagactgaagtcctccaagtagcatcgcatagcataatcctaaccgatgatcctcccctcgtcgccctgtgagagagcgatcaccggttgtatctggcacttggaagggtgtgttttattaagtatccggttctagttgtcataaggtcaaggtacaactccaagtcgtcctgttaccgaagatcacggctattcgaatagattaacttccctgcaggggtgcaccac encodes:
- the LOC125551198 gene encoding probable nucleolar protein 5-2 — translated: MLVLFETPAGFALFKVLNEGKLDKVEDLWKEFTTSDRARKVVELKAFNKFENTSDALSAATLIIDSKPTKGLRKFLQKHCDGETLAVADSKLGNAIKEKLKIDCVHNSAVMELMRGLRNQLSELISGLGTQDLGPMSLGLSHSLSRYKLKFSPEKVDTMIIQAIGLLDDLDKELNTYAMRVREWYGWHFPELTKIVTDNIQYAKVVKLMGNRTHAVNLDFSEILTDDEVEAQLKEAAVISMGTEVNDLDLSNIRELCDQVLALSEYRAQLYDYLKSRMNTIAPNLTSLVGELVGARLISHGGSLVNLAKQPGSTIQILGAEKALFRALKTKHATPKYGLIYHASLIGQAAPKHKGKISRSLASKAALAIRYDALGDGEDNSLGLESRLKLETRLRVLEGKELGRSVGSTKGKPKIEVYEKDRKNGAGLITPAKTYNPSADLVLAQSTEETPKKLDVASKKRKHDDAETAPSTEPAGEAIQEDGGQEGRKKKKKKSKDVEESPTVDAKSDKKKKKKSKETEEPGVATAEGEKKKKKSEAQDEVVAMETESGKKDKRKKKKQADGCAVPQRRREAKPSHFA